From Corvus cornix cornix isolate S_Up_H32 chromosome 1A, ASM73873v5, whole genome shotgun sequence, a single genomic window includes:
- the MYF6 gene encoding myogenic factor 6, whose protein sequence is MMDLFETGSYFFYLDGENGALQQLEMAEGSPLYPGSDGTLSPCQDQMQPEAGSDSSGEEHVLAPPGLQPPHFPGQCLIWACKTCKRKSAPTDRRKAATLRERRRLKKINEAFEALKRRTVANPNQRLPKVEILRSAISYIERLQDLLHRLDQQEKMQEIGGDPFSFSPKQGNIPSSDFLSTCSSDWQSVSDHSRALGVSPKEGVSVVESSASSSLRCLSSIVDSISSDEPKLPSAEEAVEK, encoded by the exons ATGATGGACCTTTTTGAAACTGGCTCCTATTTCTTCTACTTGGACGGGGAGAatggagccctgcagcagctggagatggcTGAGGGATCCCCGCTGTACCCAGGCAGCGATGGCACCTTGTCTCCATGTCAGGACCAAATGCAGCCAGAGgctggcagtgacagcagcGGAGAGGAGCATGTGCTGGCACCCCCGGGACTACAACCCCCTCACTTCCCCGGCCAGTGTTTGATCTGGGCTTGTAAAACTTGCAAGAGAAAGTCGGCTCCCACGGACAGACGGAAAGCAGCCACCCTGcgggagaggagaaggctgaaGAAGATCAACGAAGCCTTCGAGGCTCTGAAAAGGCGGACTGTGGCGAACCCCAACCAGAGGCTGCCCAAGGTGGAGATACTGAGGAGCGCCATCAGCTACATCGAGAGGCTGCAGGACCTCTTGCACAGGCTGGatcagcaggagaaaatgcaggAGATCGGGGGGGACCCCTTCAGCTTCAGCCCCAAGCAGGGAAAT ATCCCCAGTTCGGACTTCctgagcacctgcagctccGACTGGCAAAGCGTTTCTGACCATTCCCGAGCCCTAGGAGTCAGCCCCAAGGAAG GCGTCTCCGTTGTCGAGTCGTCGGCCTCCAGCAGCCTTCGCTGCCTCTCTTCAATAGTGGACAGTATTTCTTCCGACGAGCCCAAACTGCCCAGCGCGGAGGAAGCGGTGGAGAAATAA
- the MYF5 gene encoding myogenic factor 5 produces MQVPLPLPPPRWRAENPTLNAGPLASTCSAPPGTTCSLPQERRDAGLRRPAVRGARPGVAELRRPPEVPAGPGAMRARCARFPALGGTKRFSHGWKAPGPTSPTGKQFCCRGITEEPSLRLPAPTDGSIKLPRSRRPARGPGVRSVEAGGHSARRSGRPEVRSGSRAAGGKDMQVDTGGVPPEENCGGKHGKREMGTSGRGRAHCKFSRSELFYDSSCLSSPEGEFPEDFEPRDLPPFSAHEPPEPACSEEEEHVRAPTGHHQAGHCLMWACKACKRKSTTMDRRKAATMRERRRLKKVNQAFETLKRCTTANPNQRLPKVEILRNAIRYIESLQELLREQVENYYHLPGQSCSEPTSPTSSCSDGMADCGSPVWSARGGSFDAVYCAEMAHGYAADQSSALSSLDCLSSIVDRLSPAEEPGLSLRDANSLSPGASIDSGPEAPGTPLPRRTYQAL; encoded by the exons ATGCAAGTGCCCCTGCCGCTCCCTCCTCCCCGCTGGCGGGCTGAAAATCCCACGCTCAACGCAGGCCCCCTCGCCTCTACCTGCTCCGCTCCCCCGGGAACCACCTGCTCGCTCCCTCAGGAGCGGAGGGATGCGGGGCTCCGCCGGCCCGCGGTGCGGGGTGCCCGGCCCGGCGTGGCAGAGCTCCGCCGCCCGCCCGAGGTGCCTGCGGGACCGGGAGCGATGAGGGCAAG GTGCGCACGGTTCCCAGCGCTGGGGGGAACCAAACGTTTCTCACACGGCTGGAAAGCGCCCGGCCCCACCAGCCCGACTGGGAAACAGTTTTGTTGTCGGGGCATCACGGAGGAGCCCTCGCTGCGGCTGCCGGCACCCACGGACGGCAGCATTAAGTTACCACGCTCTCGCCGCCCTGCACGGGGCCCCGGTGTGCGCTCCGTGGAGGCCGGCGGGCACAGCGCGAGGCGCTCGGGAAGGCCGGAG GTTAGATCTGGATCACGGGCTGCGGGAGGTAAGGATATGCAAGTAGACACTGGAGGTGTCCCTCCCGAGGAAAACTGTGGTGGGAAACATGGGAAACGGGAGATGGGAACATCGGGACGAGGAAGGGCTCA CTGCAAGTTCTCCCGGTCCGAGCTCTTCTATgacagctcctgcctctcctctccgGAGGGCGAGTTCCCCGAGGATTTTGAGCCCAGGGATCTGCCCCCCTTCAGCGCCCACGAGCCCCCAGAGCCCGCCTGctctgaggaagaggagcatgTCCGAGCTCCCACTGGCCACCACCAAGCTGGTCACTGCCTCATGTGGGCTTGCAAAGCCTGCAAAAGAAAATCCACCACAATGGACCGGCGGAAGGCAGCCACcatgagggagaggaggaggctgaagaAAGTGAACCAGGCTTTTGAGACCCTGAAGAGATGCACCACTGCCAACCCCAACCAAAGACTCCCCAAAGTAGAGATCCTGAGAAACGCCATCAGATACATCGAGAGCCTCCAGGAGCTCTTGAGGGAACAGGTAGAAAACTACTATCACCTGCCGGGACAGAGTTGCTCCGAACCGACCAGCCCCACTTCGAGCTGCTCCGATGGGATG GCCGACTGTGGCAGCCCCGTCTGGTCGGCGAGAGGCGGCAGCTTCGACGCCGTCTACTGCGCCGAGATGGCCCACG GGTACGCCGCCGATCAGAGCAGcgccctgtccagcctggactGCCTCTCCAGCATCGTGGACCGTCTCTCCCCGGCGGAGGAACCAGGGCTGTCCCTCCGCGACGCCAACTCCCTCTCGCCCGGCGCCAGCATCGACTCGGGGCCGGAGGCGCCCGGGACGCCGCTGCCCCGACGGACCTACCAGGCGCTATGA